A portion of the Corynebacterium ammoniagenes DSM 20306 genome contains these proteins:
- the metE gene encoding 5-methyltetrahydropteroyltriglutamate--homocysteine S-methyltransferase, with product MTYTPFPKATIEGYPRVGPQRELKKALEAFWAGKIDQETFESAAHSLRVDTYARLKDLGLNEDYAIPADVALYDQVLETALTVGAVGGEAKEVSLDEEFALARGNADRAPLEMTKWFDTNYHYIVPEIADDQAFTARPQRVVRLVEEARAQGHAVRPYLVGPVTVLALSKQAEGSTDQPLDRLDDLVDSYIQVLAALFDAGVQWVQIAEPATVADLAVANDAEIAAHLKAAYSKILAAENRPQVYVTTPYGSARAGLEVLAKLAPEALHVDLSVGTQALDSDYVNRVKNTVDTAKTQLVTGLVDGRNVWAGNLRALREVFEQFDGASVSTSVSLQHVPHTVEAEPNLPVDVAAWFSFANEKIGEVVALAQGPLNAAEAYARADRAVRTRAESTRTHNQQVADRTAALPEGQVQREPAFAERQEAQKALELPVLPTTTIGSFPQTTDIRKARADHRNGVLSDEQYVEELRKEVASVIELQERLGLDVLVHGEPERNGMVQYFAELLDGFVVTENGWVQSYGSRCTRPPIVVGDVSRPKAMTVEWAQYAQSLSDKHVKGMLTGPVTILAWSFVRDDVPQSVSADQIGVALADEVKDLEEAGIEIIQIDEPALRELLPLREEDRPSYLDWAVRSFRLVSLDAAPTTQIHTHLCYSEFGQIIDAVAGLDADVTSIEAARSRMELLQDIDEKFHSEIGPGIYDIHSPRIPSVGEMAELIRAALKHVPLERLWVNPDCGLKTRGYEETEQSLRNMVLARDEVAANLKVGASV from the coding sequence ATGACTTACACACCATTTCCCAAGGCCACGATTGAAGGATACCCACGCGTGGGCCCACAGCGTGAGCTGAAAAAGGCGCTGGAGGCTTTCTGGGCTGGCAAGATTGACCAGGAAACTTTTGAATCCGCCGCACATTCCCTGCGCGTGGACACCTATGCTCGCTTAAAGGACTTAGGTCTGAATGAGGACTACGCCATCCCCGCGGATGTTGCCTTGTATGACCAGGTGCTAGAGACCGCCTTGACCGTCGGCGCTGTGGGTGGCGAGGCCAAGGAAGTATCCCTGGACGAGGAATTTGCCTTAGCCCGCGGAAATGCCGACCGCGCACCGTTGGAGATGACTAAGTGGTTTGATACCAACTACCACTACATTGTGCCGGAAATTGCTGATGACCAGGCCTTTACTGCCCGCCCGCAGCGCGTGGTTCGCCTGGTGGAAGAAGCCCGTGCCCAAGGCCATGCCGTACGCCCGTACCTGGTGGGTCCTGTGACCGTGCTGGCCTTGTCCAAGCAGGCGGAAGGCTCCACTGACCAGCCCCTGGACCGCTTAGATGACCTGGTGGATTCTTATATCCAGGTACTTGCCGCGCTTTTCGATGCCGGCGTGCAGTGGGTACAGATTGCCGAACCCGCCACCGTGGCCGATTTAGCTGTTGCTAACGATGCCGAGATTGCCGCGCACCTGAAGGCGGCATACTCCAAGATCTTGGCGGCGGAAAACCGCCCGCAGGTCTATGTGACCACCCCATATGGCTCCGCGCGCGCCGGGCTGGAGGTGCTGGCTAAGCTTGCGCCGGAGGCACTACACGTGGACTTGTCCGTGGGAACGCAGGCTTTGGATAGCGACTACGTCAACCGCGTCAAAAACACCGTGGACACTGCAAAGACCCAGCTGGTGACCGGTTTGGTTGATGGCCGCAACGTGTGGGCTGGCAACCTGCGCGCGCTGCGTGAGGTCTTTGAGCAATTTGATGGCGCGTCTGTATCCACCTCGGTATCGCTACAACACGTGCCGCACACGGTGGAAGCGGAGCCGAACCTGCCGGTTGATGTCGCCGCGTGGTTCTCCTTTGCCAATGAGAAGATAGGCGAGGTTGTTGCCTTGGCGCAAGGCCCACTGAATGCTGCGGAAGCCTATGCCCGCGCGGACCGTGCAGTGCGTACCCGCGCTGAATCTACCCGTACCCACAACCAGCAGGTGGCAGACCGCACGGCCGCGCTGCCTGAGGGCCAGGTACAGCGTGAGCCTGCTTTCGCTGAGCGTCAGGAAGCGCAGAAGGCGTTGGAGTTGCCGGTTCTGCCGACCACGACGATTGGTTCTTTCCCGCAGACCACGGATATCCGTAAGGCCCGCGCGGATCACCGCAATGGTGTGTTGAGCGATGAGCAGTATGTTGAGGAGCTGCGCAAGGAAGTAGCCAGCGTCATTGAGCTGCAAGAACGCCTCGGTTTGGATGTGCTGGTGCACGGCGAGCCAGAGCGCAATGGCATGGTGCAGTACTTCGCAGAGCTTCTCGATGGCTTCGTGGTCACCGAAAATGGCTGGGTCCAGTCCTACGGCTCCCGTTGCACCCGTCCGCCAATCGTGGTCGGCGATGTCTCCCGCCCGAAGGCCATGACCGTGGAGTGGGCACAGTACGCACAGTCCCTGTCTGACAAGCACGTCAAGGGCATGCTGACTGGACCTGTCACCATCTTGGCGTGGTCATTTGTGCGCGATGATGTGCCGCAGTCGGTCTCTGCCGACCAGATTGGTGTGGCCTTGGCCGATGAGGTCAAGGACCTGGAAGAAGCCGGCATTGAAATCATTCAGATTGATGAGCCTGCGCTGCGTGAGCTGCTGCCGCTGCGTGAAGAAGACCGTCCTTCCTACCTGGATTGGGCCGTGCGTTCCTTCCGCCTGGTGTCATTGGATGCTGCGCCAACCACGCAGATTCACACCCACCTGTGCTATTCCGAATTCGGCCAGATCATCGATGCCGTTGCTGGTTTGGATGCCGATGTCACCTCCATCGAAGCAGCGCGCTCGCGCATGGAGCTGCTGCAAGATATTGATGAGAAGTTCCACTCGGAGATTGGCCCAGGCATCTACGATATCCACTCACCACGCATCCCGTCCGTAGGGGAGATGGCTGAGCTGATCCGCGCTGCGTTGAAGCACGTTCCGCTGGAGCGCCTATGGGTCAACCCAGACTGCGGCCTCAAGACCCGCGGCTACGAAGAAACCGAGCAGTCCCTGCGCAACATGGTTCTAGCCCGCGATGAAGTTGCCGCGAACCTGAAGGTTGGCGCTTCCGTCTAG
- a CDS encoding HAD family hydrolase, producing MNLAGYDGILFDLDDTLMDHTGASIKGLDSWCQELGLPTGQYQRWAEIEFKWVSRYERGDLSHPQQRRERAKEFTGQLHLTDEQATKLYDGFIRGYQAHWAAFDNAIPTIHTALAAGKKVGILTNGAREMQEGKVRAGDLVIDGVELIPLVEYDAPKPRPGAYSLGCEIIGTAPERTVMIGDNWLNDVEAPRQAGLKGVYFYQGLANQPKPQPADQEVITSLSQLVFSA from the coding sequence ATGAATCTTGCTGGTTATGACGGAATTCTCTTCGATTTAGATGACACGCTCATGGATCACACGGGTGCGTCCATCAAAGGTCTCGATAGCTGGTGTCAAGAGTTAGGGCTGCCCACCGGGCAATATCAGCGTTGGGCAGAGATTGAATTTAAGTGGGTCAGCCGCTACGAACGCGGGGATCTATCCCACCCGCAGCAACGCCGTGAACGTGCCAAAGAGTTCACGGGGCAACTGCATTTAACTGATGAGCAAGCAACCAAGCTTTACGATGGATTTATCCGCGGTTACCAAGCCCATTGGGCGGCTTTTGATAATGCCATTCCTACTATCCACACCGCGCTGGCCGCTGGAAAGAAAGTGGGTATTTTAACCAACGGAGCCCGAGAAATGCAGGAGGGCAAAGTCCGCGCCGGCGACTTGGTCATTGATGGCGTGGAGCTGATTCCGCTGGTGGAATATGATGCGCCAAAACCACGTCCGGGGGCGTATTCTCTGGGCTGTGAAATCATCGGCACTGCACCCGAGCGAACCGTCATGATCGGCGATAACTGGCTCAATGATGTTGAAGCCCCACGCCAGGCTGGCCTTAAAGGTGTGTATTTCTACCAGGGCCTTGCTAACCAGCCAAAACCACAACCAGCTGACCAGGAGGTAATTACCTCACTGAGTCAGCTGGTGTTTAGTGCCTAA
- a CDS encoding PadR family transcriptional regulator: MARKPGWDVDNLPEAAFFILLALRQTRHGYSIMQFLEERTAGLVVIGPASLYTTLKKLVDAGLIEEVAPADDRTGERRRSYCMTAQGKAAAANNLKRRQQLVAAADKMLNDKNGDTNV; this comes from the coding sequence ATGGCTCGGAAACCTGGCTGGGATGTGGACAACCTGCCTGAAGCAGCATTTTTTATTTTGCTTGCGCTACGGCAAACGCGTCATGGCTACTCCATCATGCAGTTTCTGGAAGAACGCACGGCAGGGCTCGTTGTGATTGGTCCGGCGTCGTTGTACACGACTTTAAAAAAGCTTGTCGATGCCGGATTGATCGAAGAAGTAGCTCCTGCCGATGACCGCACTGGGGAGCGCCGCCGCAGCTACTGCATGACTGCGCAAGGTAAGGCGGCGGCCGCAAACAACCTTAAGCGGCGTCAACAACTAGTCGCGGCAGCGGACAAAATGTTAAATGACAAGAACGGAGACACCAATGTCTAA
- a CDS encoding peptidylprolyl isomerase has protein sequence MAVMTQKTATATLHTNLGDIVIDLFGNHAPVTVENFIGLATGEKEYSAQNAKGEQSGPFYDGAIFHRIIDNFMIQGGDPTGTGRGGPGYQFQDEFHPELTFDRPYLLAMANAGPGTNGSQFFITVAPTPHLNNHHTIFGEVTDPASQEVVAKMAKVQTDRMDRPAEDVVIESIDVEKA, from the coding sequence ATGGCTGTCATGACTCAGAAGACTGCAACTGCAACGCTGCACACCAACCTCGGTGACATCGTCATCGACTTGTTCGGTAACCACGCACCAGTAACTGTTGAAAACTTTATCGGCCTCGCAACCGGTGAGAAGGAATACTCTGCTCAAAACGCTAAGGGCGAGCAGTCCGGCCCGTTCTACGACGGCGCTATCTTCCACCGCATTATTGACAACTTCATGATCCAGGGCGGCGACCCAACCGGCACCGGCCGTGGTGGCCCTGGCTACCAGTTCCAGGATGAGTTCCACCCAGAGCTCACCTTCGACCGCCCATACCTGTTGGCTATGGCAAACGCTGGCCCTGGCACCAACGGTTCCCAGTTCTTTATCACCGTGGCACCAACCCCACACCTGAACAACCACCACACCATCTTCGGTGAGGTGACCGACCCAGCGTCCCAGGAAGTTGTGGCCAAGATGGCTAAGGTTCAGACCGACCGCATGGACCGCCCAGCTGAAGATGTTGTTATTGAATCCATCGACGTTGAAAAGGCTTAA
- the crgA gene encoding cell division protein CrgA → MPKAKYNPSATAAPTSSGSAANRTPVKVNAEGTPKWYIVLMLGLMIIGLAWIVVNYLAGEQIAFMAALGAWNYAIGFGLAIIGLLMTMGWR, encoded by the coding sequence ATGCCAAAAGCAAAGTACAACCCATCTGCGACTGCTGCACCCACTAGCTCAGGCTCCGCAGCAAACCGTACCCCAGTCAAGGTAAATGCTGAGGGTACTCCGAAGTGGTACATCGTTCTCATGCTGGGTTTGATGATCATCGGCTTGGCATGGATTGTTGTCAACTACCTCGCCGGCGAGCAGATCGCGTTTATGGCCGCACTCGGCGCGTGGAATTATGCCATCGGCTTCGGTCTTGCCATCATTGGTCTTCTCATGACCATGGGCTGGCGTTAG
- a CDS encoding DUF2812 domain-containing protein, translated as MSKRLSTGLAINPQRELRLFRKMALQGEHLTGTSYAGHGWEFTPGEKEDVIFDMTTEHDANEDFFTMCQQAGWNHVLTVGDNHIFKAAPGTVGLHTEDELTSEVLEKQRNSFAKASVITAVIFAAVVVLIANVDWPNFLEVALCVITMIPLVYSVVPLIGYQTKVMKARRDDVAA; from the coding sequence ATGTCTAAACGACTAAGTACAGGCCTGGCTATTAACCCGCAACGCGAATTACGACTCTTTCGCAAGATGGCACTGCAGGGTGAACATCTCACAGGAACTTCGTACGCCGGGCACGGCTGGGAATTTACGCCGGGTGAGAAAGAAGATGTCATCTTCGATATGACCACTGAGCACGATGCCAATGAAGACTTCTTCACCATGTGCCAGCAAGCCGGATGGAACCATGTGCTGACGGTGGGAGATAATCACATTTTTAAGGCAGCGCCCGGTACCGTTGGCCTGCATACGGAGGACGAACTGACGTCTGAAGTATTAGAGAAACAGCGCAATAGCTTTGCCAAGGCTTCTGTGATTACAGCGGTCATTTTCGCCGCTGTGGTTGTGCTTATCGCTAATGTGGACTGGCCTAATTTCCTCGAAGTTGCGCTGTGCGTCATCACCATGATTCCACTGGTTTATTCGGTGGTGCCGCTGATTGGATATCAAACCAAAGTGATGAAAGCTCGCAGAGACGACGTGGCGGCCTAA
- a CDS encoding rhomboid family intramembrane serine protease — MQTWLKTFYRTAPATLLITGACIVLWIIAAIQARSLTSVFSNSELVHTMMVWGPAFEITHHWWTPLTYAFMHLDIGHLTVNMIMLLLIGREVERHFGTKLFVALYISAAISSGLLILTLDFMAPTAGASGALFALMVLLISVYRSRGADLRAPTVLVVVNVVYTFITTGVSLWGHLGGLFAGVILALCVGRKAPAIHWVGIIGLPIAAYLLYTALGM, encoded by the coding sequence ATGCAGACCTGGCTGAAGACTTTCTATCGCACGGCTCCCGCGACACTGCTTATTACCGGTGCCTGCATCGTGTTGTGGATTATCGCAGCGATTCAGGCGCGATCTTTAACCAGTGTCTTTAGCAATTCAGAACTAGTGCACACCATGATGGTGTGGGGGCCGGCCTTTGAAATTACCCACCACTGGTGGACTCCGCTGACTTATGCCTTCATGCACCTTGATATCGGCCATCTCACGGTCAATATGATCATGCTGCTGTTGATTGGCCGTGAGGTTGAACGACACTTTGGCACGAAATTGTTCGTCGCGCTTTATATCTCTGCGGCGATTAGCTCAGGCCTGCTTATTTTGACGCTCGACTTCATGGCGCCCACCGCTGGCGCCTCCGGCGCGCTATTTGCGCTCATGGTCTTGTTAATCTCTGTCTACCGCAGCCGCGGCGCTGACCTCCGCGCCCCCACCGTGCTGGTGGTGGTCAATGTGGTCTACACATTCATCACCACGGGCGTATCGCTGTGGGGCCACCTCGGTGGTCTGTTCGCCGGCGTCATCCTGGCGCTGTGCGTGGGCCGCAAAGCACCGGCTATTCACTGGGTGGGCATCATCGGATTGCCCATTGCAGCCTATCTTTTATACACAGCCCTAGGGATGTAG
- the pknB gene encoding Stk1 family PASTA domain-containing Ser/Thr kinase, with protein MVNDRYRLGDVIGTGGMSEVYVANDSLLGRDVAIKMLRPEMARDVNFRERFRKEAQNSGRLNHPNIVAVYDTGEAEDDGMAIPYIVMELVHGRTLRDLVREDGPLSPREAAEVLVPVAHALQASHEAGIIHRDVKPANIMITNTGQVKVMDFGIARALDDSTSAMTQTSAVIGTAQYLSPEQAQGKPADARSDVYALGCVLYEAVTGHAPFEGETPFAVAYQHVQEEPTAPSESLNPDSMSPTERVNLDAVVLTSMAKDPSDRYQSAQEFGADLERMSTGNVTRAAQMHIDDDEPSAHSQPEDTTRVAALHPATTTMEPQPAAAAGVPVADPGVDSDEYDDDDHKSRPWMKWIAIILAIVLAAVLIGFGFDYWNTSRERQAEQEQQQEEQANMVTVPDVENRPRGDVLAELEDLELLVTVNEEANPDIARDNAIRINPAPGSQLQRNSTVILTVSSGREVTDVPDVVGLSLEEASRALSDAGLHMADAVEEEESSSQNTGLVTQQNPAAGSQLSRGSRVTVTVGTGPRMVRIPSNLVGQDIESVRSTLDSMGLNVEVDSVDSTETDGQVLSVSDEGSQVPVDSTVTVQVSNGQLIVAPDLTRKTQSDAERALRDAGWSGSFNVGQPVDTGAAVDNDLIAWSEVKAGDSIRRNQDIDIRLWEFEIGELLRTN; from the coding sequence ATGGTTAATGATCGCTACCGTTTAGGCGACGTCATTGGCACCGGCGGAATGTCGGAAGTCTACGTCGCAAACGACTCACTGCTCGGCCGCGATGTGGCCATCAAGATGTTGCGCCCGGAAATGGCGCGCGATGTGAATTTTCGCGAGCGTTTCCGCAAGGAAGCACAAAATTCAGGTCGGCTAAATCATCCCAATATCGTTGCGGTATATGACACCGGCGAAGCCGAGGATGATGGAATGGCGATTCCATATATCGTCATGGAACTCGTGCACGGGCGCACGTTGCGCGATCTGGTGCGCGAAGACGGCCCGTTGTCACCGCGCGAAGCCGCGGAAGTATTAGTTCCGGTAGCTCATGCATTGCAGGCCTCACATGAGGCGGGAATTATCCACCGCGATGTCAAGCCGGCAAATATCATGATCACCAACACCGGGCAGGTCAAAGTCATGGACTTTGGCATTGCCCGTGCTTTGGATGATTCCACCTCGGCCATGACGCAGACCTCTGCGGTTATTGGTACCGCGCAGTATCTTTCCCCGGAGCAGGCACAAGGAAAACCTGCCGATGCCCGCTCGGATGTCTATGCCTTAGGTTGCGTGCTCTATGAGGCCGTGACAGGTCATGCACCTTTTGAAGGCGAGACTCCGTTCGCCGTGGCATATCAACATGTGCAGGAAGAACCCACCGCCCCCTCGGAATCGCTCAACCCAGATTCCATGTCTCCTACCGAGCGGGTAAATCTTGACGCCGTGGTGCTGACGTCCATGGCGAAGGATCCTTCCGATCGTTATCAGTCGGCGCAGGAATTTGGCGCCGACTTAGAGCGCATGAGCACCGGCAATGTCACTCGCGCGGCACAGATGCATATCGATGACGACGAGCCTTCTGCTCATAGCCAGCCCGAAGACACCACGCGCGTTGCGGCTTTGCATCCAGCAACTACCACGATGGAACCGCAACCCGCAGCTGCCGCCGGAGTTCCCGTCGCTGATCCGGGCGTGGACTCCGACGAGTATGACGACGATGACCACAAATCCCGTCCGTGGATGAAGTGGATCGCGATTATCTTGGCCATCGTGCTCGCCGCTGTCCTTATTGGTTTCGGGTTTGATTACTGGAACACCTCCCGCGAACGCCAGGCGGAGCAGGAACAGCAGCAAGAAGAGCAGGCCAATATGGTCACTGTTCCGGATGTGGAAAACCGTCCGCGCGGTGATGTGCTGGCGGAATTAGAGGACTTGGAACTGCTGGTCACCGTCAATGAGGAAGCTAATCCCGACATTGCGCGTGATAATGCGATTCGCATCAACCCAGCTCCGGGTTCGCAATTGCAACGCAATTCCACGGTGATTCTCACGGTTTCTTCGGGCCGGGAAGTCACAGATGTGCCAGATGTTGTTGGCCTGAGCTTGGAAGAGGCATCGCGTGCGCTTTCCGATGCCGGCCTGCACATGGCCGATGCCGTCGAAGAAGAGGAATCTAGTTCGCAAAACACTGGACTGGTCACGCAGCAAAATCCTGCCGCCGGTTCCCAACTCTCGCGTGGTTCACGCGTGACAGTTACCGTCGGCACCGGCCCGCGCATGGTACGGATTCCTTCGAACCTGGTTGGCCAGGATATTGAAAGTGTTCGCTCCACATTGGATTCCATGGGATTAAACGTGGAAGTCGACAGCGTTGATTCCACCGAAACCGATGGCCAAGTGCTTTCGGTTTCCGATGAAGGCAGCCAGGTACCGGTGGACAGCACCGTCACGGTGCAGGTTTCCAACGGTCAACTCATCGTGGCACCAGACTTGACGCGCAAGACTCAAAGCGACGCCGAGCGTGCGCTTCGCGATGCCGGCTGGTCCGGTAGCTTCAACGTTGGCCAGCCGGTAGATACCGGCGCCGCGGTCGACAATGATCTAATTGCCTGGTCGGAGGTCAAGGCCGGCGATTCCATCCGTCGCAACCAAGATATTGATATCCGGTTGTGGGAATTTGAAATTGGTGAACTTCTGCGGACTAACTAG